The following coding sequences lie in one Myxococcus xanthus genomic window:
- the dapF gene encoding diaminopimelate epimerase yields MEARERIFKYQGLGNDFVVLDRRGSGEDIDAATSRWMCDRRLGIGGDGVLALLPSERGVARMVVHNADGSIAEMCGNGLRCAVKFLVDDSGQTPGHLDVETGAGVLTCYPSYGEGGVVAVDISMGPARLVAPNLPSGVTGQPFLDAFVPGHPHLRAYAVSMGNPHMVLLDQPLEDASRLGPLLERHPSFPDRTNVEFVRVDSDGLTVVVWERGCGLTQACGTGACASAVAAVLAKRLPADAWLRVTLPGGDLRIRVPADLSDIRLRGPVAFVFEGVVAVPSGR; encoded by the coding sequence GTGGAAGCTCGCGAGCGCATCTTCAAGTATCAGGGCCTGGGCAATGACTTCGTCGTGCTGGACCGGCGCGGCTCCGGCGAGGACATCGACGCCGCCACGTCGCGGTGGATGTGCGACCGGCGCCTGGGCATCGGCGGGGACGGCGTGCTGGCGCTGCTGCCCTCCGAGCGTGGCGTCGCCCGCATGGTCGTACACAACGCGGACGGCAGCATCGCGGAGATGTGCGGCAACGGCCTGCGCTGCGCGGTGAAGTTCCTGGTGGATGACTCGGGCCAGACGCCGGGCCACCTCGACGTGGAGACCGGGGCGGGCGTGCTCACCTGCTACCCCTCGTATGGCGAGGGCGGCGTGGTGGCCGTGGACATCTCCATGGGCCCCGCCCGGCTGGTCGCCCCCAACCTGCCTTCGGGCGTCACCGGCCAGCCCTTCCTGGATGCCTTCGTGCCGGGTCATCCGCACCTGCGCGCCTACGCGGTGAGCATGGGCAATCCCCACATGGTCCTCCTGGACCAGCCGCTGGAAGACGCCTCGCGCCTGGGGCCCTTGCTGGAGCGGCACCCGTCCTTCCCGGATCGCACCAACGTGGAGTTCGTCCGTGTGGACTCGGACGGCCTCACCGTGGTGGTCTGGGAGCGAGGCTGCGGCCTCACCCAGGCCTGTGGGACGGGCGCCTGCGCGTCCGCCGTGGCCGCCGTGCTGGCCAAACGGCTCCCGGCCGATGCCTGGCTGCGCGTCACCCTGCCAGGGGGAGACCTGCGCATCCGCGTCCCCGCCGACCTGTCCGACATCCGCCTCCGTGGACCCGTGGCCTTCGTCTTCGAGGGCGTTGTCGCGGTTCCCTCGGGCCGGTAA
- a CDS encoding methyltransferase domain-containing protein — protein sequence MHHTFRRLGPSELLPRYIFAESLFARRRVLEVDAVASTGGESARFLVERGARAVVSCDRDVAAVEAAQKAHGGPALRFRANVYDDFESGSFDVVLVADLAPYVKAPELLAELARLVTKQGFLVGGLRNVAGLALPQLLEAEEGVPPTYGQLLDALSVHFANVEVATQSPVLGYQLAFERGEGLQVDGTLVNHSEAAYFLVVAGQDPARVVDPTWVQLPPEPLAFTRGKLDEVVARAKSWEERSGRLKESLTKLRAELTDREAEAASLRPSLETARDEVARLTAQLEQARGSQEAQRERDDLSGKLRRRELELQVAQERLADADRRLAAQRLEVEAAQRAQADAGVQVLAAQESLRLERARREETAASLEEARERLTQAYTQVRDLQEEQSTLRIERERDRLGAERAVEQSEDRRRAAEAARERELRIAEQYSAALAAVEHLKAEAARAAETSRDAGAAVSVKDAELARTARELVDARQRTASAEGARKDAESRLESLQAEVRGLETELAAARESQSRLGQEVEALTHAEASARATAQKWEESLHQASQRLEALEAERARAEERLGQALESERTELESRLTSLERELEDERARATALEQQVLDEVSAKGEVEARRQELAEERAALVRRVVELEAEASSHARTGRQSSERAAELESALQAAREELESAHLEWQVSEEQLGRVRGELDSEREARAAVEEALRLARGKLEGAAQRLTDAEAMLSRTREALDAEVARRTALEDSLAEIRTSLDSEQEGRARALEALRAQLEAEQARRSDAEATLAETRAGLDEARQTLTQVRDALASEEERRARWEAALGDAQALLQVEGQERARLEAALSSAQGLHAAEAERRAQAEDSLVGVQARLDEALALRARAEAELVSAQEALARHEARGQAALASEREERERLAAELTAMRERAFGADEVVTRLQAEAASEREERARAQDALAAEREALAQARADLDVERQGRGDGEAELSRVQGLLGVEQQARSGAEAALAQLRATLGAEQQSLADAEASLAEARAALTAEKQTRAETEAVLAESREAFAAEQQVRVETASALARTREAVAAEQQARSETESVLAQARAALEVEQQARSETESVLAQARAALTAEQQARAGLETALAQSRESLTAEQQTLIELETALARSRETLTAEQQARSETVSALTAEQQARAAIEAALAQAREALAAEQQARAQAESALAQSRATLEAEQQTRADTGAALGQTRSELESEQQGRAEAEASLAQARTLLETEQRTRADAESALQSLRTETSERDQARQERLAAAERVMAEQERALEAQRLAAEVREQELRDTVTRLESERAWADDTAKEQRSALESRLSEARAAQESDAARAVSLAQALADLESARSAADAQLAERAGIIGALETQVAQLREQVAEREAEAGRVSEAATEAREALTRQEAAAQERLSSVERELDDALARAERQQGEIEALAAERDRERTALAAAQQELAHLGAARQESMRLGAQLQRAMAALHERGMHIARLDAELVDAQDRLAAQRENAELLMVQLETARRFAGKATAMENSLEAERAALETLRNELARATEAAATEQARANALEAQLTDSADGLTRARSELEAQRAQLEGKLADAVTRSDAQRAELEAQLAEAVARSNAQRSELEAQLAEAVSRSDALRVEAGQQFAEAAARTEAERTALETQLAEVTVHADAQRGALEAQLAAAVASSEAQRGELEARLAEAVAHAEAQRAESETRLADLNARLEAQQAELESRLADASARFNAQLAEASERAALLSDTAERAHADRATLESHVAELTSQLDVLRADLAAATERAATLQSAQERLARADSDRERLQSDLSVARAARVRLEGRVTALEAASTDAVRILDAERAERTRLSQALEVATQQLQSHDGSAAGQLALLQTERSQLDEQLRGLEAQFQSQKARVDALEVERAELLSAVESLKVSSQPEDVLEMAAEMELLQSLVEDLQQKLADREAELAAAQRPASRADSFALLDAPEPARNELVPPAGTEQGAKAPARRPRGAVPALDLPPQKTPPKPDERE from the coding sequence ATGCACCACACATTCCGCCGCTTGGGGCCCAGCGAACTGCTGCCCCGCTACATTTTCGCGGAGAGCCTCTTCGCCCGTCGACGGGTCCTGGAAGTCGATGCGGTCGCCTCCACCGGGGGCGAGAGCGCACGCTTCCTCGTGGAGAGAGGCGCGCGCGCAGTCGTGTCGTGCGACAGGGATGTAGCGGCGGTCGAGGCCGCGCAAAAGGCGCACGGCGGTCCCGCCTTGCGCTTCCGGGCCAACGTCTACGACGACTTCGAGTCGGGCAGCTTCGATGTGGTGCTGGTCGCGGACCTGGCGCCGTACGTGAAGGCGCCGGAGCTGCTGGCGGAGCTGGCGCGGCTGGTGACGAAGCAGGGCTTCCTCGTGGGCGGCCTGCGCAACGTCGCGGGGCTCGCGTTGCCCCAGTTGCTGGAGGCCGAGGAGGGTGTGCCGCCCACCTATGGTCAGCTGCTGGACGCCCTGTCGGTCCACTTCGCCAATGTGGAGGTGGCCACGCAGTCCCCGGTGCTGGGCTACCAGCTCGCCTTCGAGCGGGGCGAAGGGCTCCAGGTGGACGGCACCCTGGTGAATCACAGCGAGGCCGCCTACTTCCTGGTGGTGGCGGGGCAGGACCCGGCGCGCGTGGTGGACCCGACCTGGGTGCAGCTGCCTCCCGAGCCGCTGGCCTTCACGCGCGGCAAGCTCGATGAGGTGGTGGCTCGCGCGAAGTCGTGGGAGGAGCGCAGCGGCCGGCTGAAGGAGTCGCTGACGAAGCTCCGCGCGGAGCTGACGGACCGGGAGGCGGAGGCGGCGTCGCTGCGTCCCTCCTTGGAGACGGCCCGTGATGAGGTGGCTCGGCTCACCGCGCAGTTGGAGCAGGCGCGGGGCAGCCAGGAGGCACAGCGCGAGCGGGACGACCTGTCCGGGAAGCTGCGGCGCCGCGAGCTGGAGCTCCAGGTGGCGCAGGAGCGGCTGGCCGACGCGGACCGGCGGCTGGCGGCGCAGCGGCTGGAGGTGGAGGCCGCGCAGCGTGCCCAGGCGGACGCGGGCGTACAGGTGTTGGCGGCGCAGGAGTCCCTGCGGCTGGAGCGCGCTCGCCGGGAGGAGACGGCGGCTTCTCTAGAGGAGGCTCGCGAGCGGCTGACGCAGGCGTATACGCAGGTGCGGGATCTCCAGGAGGAGCAGTCTACGCTGCGCATCGAGCGTGAGCGGGACCGGCTGGGGGCCGAGCGCGCCGTGGAGCAGTCCGAGGACCGCCGGCGTGCCGCGGAGGCCGCGCGCGAGCGGGAGCTGCGCATCGCGGAGCAGTACTCGGCGGCCCTGGCGGCCGTGGAGCACCTGAAGGCCGAAGCGGCGCGGGCGGCGGAGACGTCCCGGGACGCGGGCGCCGCCGTCTCCGTGAAGGACGCGGAGCTGGCGCGCACGGCTCGGGAGCTGGTGGACGCGCGGCAGCGGACGGCCTCGGCGGAGGGGGCTCGGAAGGACGCGGAGTCGCGGCTGGAGTCGCTTCAGGCGGAGGTCCGGGGCCTGGAGACGGAGCTGGCCGCCGCTCGCGAGTCGCAGTCCCGCCTGGGCCAGGAGGTGGAGGCCCTGACGCACGCGGAGGCTTCCGCGCGGGCCACGGCGCAGAAGTGGGAGGAGTCGCTTCATCAGGCCTCGCAGCGGCTGGAGGCGCTTGAAGCGGAGCGCGCTCGGGCCGAGGAGCGCCTGGGGCAGGCGCTGGAGTCGGAACGGACCGAACTCGAGTCCCGGCTGACGTCGCTGGAGCGCGAGCTGGAGGACGAGCGGGCGCGAGCGACGGCGCTGGAGCAGCAGGTCCTTGATGAGGTCTCCGCGAAGGGGGAGGTCGAGGCCCGGCGGCAGGAACTGGCGGAGGAGCGCGCGGCCCTGGTCCGGCGCGTGGTGGAGCTGGAGGCCGAGGCTTCCTCGCACGCTCGGACGGGGCGGCAGTCCTCGGAGCGCGCGGCGGAGTTGGAGTCCGCGCTTCAGGCCGCCCGTGAGGAGCTGGAGTCCGCGCACCTGGAATGGCAGGTGTCGGAGGAGCAGCTCGGGCGCGTTCGGGGGGAGCTGGATTCGGAGCGTGAGGCCCGGGCCGCGGTGGAAGAGGCGCTGCGGCTGGCGCGTGGGAAGCTGGAGGGCGCGGCGCAGCGACTGACGGACGCCGAGGCCATGCTCTCGCGGACCCGTGAGGCGTTGGATGCGGAGGTTGCTCGGCGCACGGCGCTGGAGGACTCCCTGGCGGAGATCCGGACCTCGCTGGACTCCGAGCAGGAGGGGCGGGCCCGGGCATTGGAGGCGCTGCGTGCGCAGCTCGAGGCCGAGCAGGCGCGGCGCAGCGACGCCGAGGCGACGCTCGCGGAGACTCGGGCTGGACTGGATGAGGCACGCCAGACGCTGACCCAGGTTCGGGATGCGCTTGCTTCCGAGGAGGAGCGGCGCGCTCGGTGGGAAGCGGCGCTCGGGGATGCGCAGGCGCTGCTTCAAGTGGAGGGGCAGGAGCGCGCGCGGTTGGAGGCGGCGCTCTCTTCGGCCCAGGGCCTTCATGCGGCGGAGGCGGAGCGGCGAGCTCAGGCGGAGGATTCGCTTGTCGGGGTTCAGGCTCGCCTGGATGAGGCGCTGGCGCTGCGTGCACGGGCCGAGGCGGAGCTTGTTTCGGCCCAGGAGGCGCTGGCTCGGCACGAGGCTCGGGGCCAGGCGGCGCTTGCTTCCGAACGTGAGGAGCGAGAGCGGCTGGCCGCGGAGCTCACCGCGATGCGGGAGCGGGCCTTCGGCGCGGATGAGGTCGTCACCCGGCTTCAGGCCGAGGCGGCTTCCGAGCGCGAGGAGCGTGCCCGGGCTCAGGATGCGCTCGCCGCGGAGCGTGAGGCGCTGGCCCAGGCTCGTGCGGACCTGGACGTCGAACGCCAGGGGCGCGGTGATGGCGAGGCCGAGCTGTCTCGCGTGCAGGGCCTGCTTGGGGTGGAGCAGCAGGCTCGCTCGGGGGCGGAAGCTGCGCTGGCTCAACTCCGTGCGACGCTCGGGGCGGAACAGCAGTCGCTGGCCGATGCCGAAGCGTCCCTGGCCGAGGCGCGTGCTGCGTTGACGGCGGAAAAGCAGACGCGCGCCGAGACCGAAGCCGTGCTGGCGGAGTCGCGCGAGGCGTTCGCGGCTGAGCAGCAGGTTCGGGTGGAGACCGCGTCTGCCCTGGCGCGGACCCGTGAGGCGGTTGCGGCGGAGCAACAGGCTCGCTCGGAGACCGAGTCCGTTCTGGCTCAGGCTCGCGCGGCACTTGAGGTGGAGCAACAGGCTCGCTCGGAGACCGAGTCCGTTCTGGCCCAGGCTCGCGCGGCGCTGACGGCGGAGCAACAGGCTCGGGCCGGCCTTGAGACGGCCCTGGCTCAGTCGCGCGAGTCGCTGACGGCGGAACAGCAGACGCTCATCGAGCTCGAGACCGCCTTGGCGCGGTCTCGTGAGACGCTCACGGCGGAGCAGCAGGCTCGGAGCGAGACTGTGTCCGCGCTCACGGCGGAGCAGCAGGCTCGCGCGGCCATCGAGGCCGCCCTGGCCCAGGCCCGTGAGGCACTTGCCGCGGAGCAACAGGCTCGCGCTCAGGCTGAGTCTGCACTGGCGCAGTCGCGTGCGACGCTCGAAGCGGAGCAGCAGACTCGCGCCGATACCGGTGCCGCGCTTGGACAGACTCGCTCGGAACTGGAGTCCGAGCAGCAGGGCCGTGCCGAGGCCGAAGCCTCGTTGGCGCAGGCCCGCACGTTGCTCGAAACCGAGCAGCGCACGCGAGCCGATGCGGAGTCCGCGCTGCAATCGCTGCGCACGGAGACGTCCGAGCGCGACCAGGCCCGGCAGGAGCGACTGGCTGCCGCCGAACGTGTCATGGCTGAGCAGGAGCGCGCGCTCGAAGCGCAGCGCCTGGCGGCAGAGGTGCGCGAGCAGGAGTTGCGCGATACCGTGACGCGCCTGGAGTCGGAGCGGGCGTGGGCGGACGACACCGCGAAGGAACAGCGCTCGGCGTTGGAGTCCCGGCTCTCGGAGGCGCGCGCGGCGCAGGAGTCGGACGCGGCGCGTGCGGTCTCGTTGGCTCAGGCCCTGGCGGACCTGGAGTCGGCTCGGAGCGCGGCGGATGCCCAGCTCGCCGAGCGTGCGGGAATCATCGGGGCGCTGGAGACGCAGGTCGCCCAGCTGCGTGAACAGGTCGCGGAGCGTGAGGCGGAGGCGGGCCGTGTCAGCGAGGCCGCCACCGAGGCTCGCGAGGCGCTGACCCGGCAGGAAGCCGCCGCGCAGGAGCGGCTCTCCTCGGTCGAGCGTGAGCTGGACGACGCGCTTGCTCGGGCGGAGCGGCAGCAGGGCGAAATCGAAGCGCTGGCGGCGGAGCGAGACCGCGAACGGACGGCCTTGGCCGCGGCGCAGCAGGAGCTGGCGCATCTTGGAGCGGCGCGGCAGGAGAGCATGCGCCTGGGGGCACAGCTCCAGCGCGCGATGGCGGCCCTGCACGAGCGGGGCATGCACATCGCCCGGCTCGATGCCGAGTTGGTGGATGCGCAGGACCGGCTCGCGGCGCAGCGGGAAAACGCCGAGTTGCTCATGGTGCAGCTCGAGACGGCGCGACGTTTCGCGGGCAAGGCCACCGCGATGGAGAACTCGCTCGAAGCCGAGCGTGCCGCGCTGGAGACGCTGCGAAACGAACTGGCCCGCGCGACCGAGGCCGCCGCCACGGAGCAGGCGAGGGCGAACGCGCTGGAGGCCCAGCTCACGGACTCAGCCGATGGACTGACGCGCGCCCGTAGCGAGCTGGAGGCCCAGCGCGCCCAACTCGAAGGGAAGCTCGCGGACGCCGTCACGCGTTCTGATGCTCAGCGCGCCGAACTTGAAGCGCAGCTCGCGGAAGCCGTCGCGCGTTCCAACGCCCAGCGCTCCGAACTCGAAGCGCAGCTCGCGGAAGCTGTCTCTCGTTCCGATGCTCTACGTGTGGAGGCGGGGCAGCAGTTCGCGGAGGCTGCTGCTCGCACCGAGGCCGAACGCACGGCGCTGGAGACCCAGCTGGCGGAAGTCACGGTCCACGCAGATGCACAGCGAGGCGCGCTGGAGGCTCAGTTGGCCGCCGCCGTGGCCAGCTCCGAGGCGCAGCGTGGCGAACTGGAGGCCCGGCTCGCGGAAGCCGTGGCCCACGCCGAGGCACAGCGCGCTGAGTCGGAGACCCGGCTGGCGGACCTCAACGCTCGACTCGAAGCACAGCAAGCGGAGCTGGAATCGCGGCTCGCCGATGCCTCAGCGCGATTCAACGCGCAACTGGCAGAGGCCAGCGAGCGCGCGGCCCTGCTCTCCGACACCGCTGAACGTGCCCACGCCGACAGGGCCACCCTGGAATCCCACGTCGCCGAGCTCACGTCCCAGCTCGATGTGCTCCGCGCCGACCTGGCCGCCGCCACGGAGCGCGCGGCCACGCTTCAGTCCGCCCAGGAGCGCCTCGCCCGTGCGGACTCCGACCGCGAGCGCCTCCAGTCCGACCTGTCCGTCGCCCGCGCAGCCCGGGTCCGCCTCGAAGGCCGCGTCACCGCCCTGGAAGCCGCGTCCACCGACGCTGTCCGAATCCTCGACGCCGAGCGCGCCGAGCGCACCCGCCTGTCCCAGGCGCTCGAAGTGGCCACGCAGCAGCTCCAGAGTCACGACGGCAGCGCTGCCGGGCAGCTCGCATTGCTCCAGACCGAGCGCTCCCAGCTCGATGAACAGCTCCGGGGCCTCGAAGCCCAGTTCCAGTCCCAGAAGGCCCGCGTGGACGCGCTGGAGGTGGAGCGCGCCGAACTCCTGTCCGCCGTGGAGTCCCTCAAGGTGTCCTCCCAGCCCGAGGACGTGCTGGAGATGGCCGCGGAGATGGAGCTCCTCCAATCCCTGGTGGAAGACCTCCAGCAGAAGCTCGCGGACCGCGAGGCCGAACTGGCCGCGGCGCAGCGGCCGGCGTCCCGCGCGGACAGCTTCGCCCTATTGGACGCGCCCGAGCCGGCCCGGAACGAGCTGGTCCCCCCAGCTGGGACGGAGCAGGGCGCCAAGGCCCCGGCTCGGCGTCCCCGAGGCGCGGTGCCCGCGCTGGACCTGCCGCCCCAGAAAACGCCCCCGAAGCCGGACGAGCGCGAATAG
- a CDS encoding IF-2 protein, which yields MCGASVCSGVGVYPRAGAPQVKRRGWKWASRSHVRRAGDMNGTAQQGFGYRARRTFTRLLIFTLILGLGGVVVFLLSQLNARTFTLALHDGQLVVMKGRNAPMGAVPYRTGDPRLADAYAPVAIEGQDVSALLTRKFTDRDELDQALFPVLEGLARPRIASDEPARVDQGLYYLRRAEKLSGITEEQRLTLQKHMVDVAYYQARQKLEDARRLVSEALTQLKLAAESQSRHARSANQMLSAVAPPARELEDSLRRAVHTLSGPQVAPQTPPQAAPQPAPTAPPPAPTPQPETTGEALDEAPQAPTGTDAGGVVPTPP from the coding sequence ATGTGTGGTGCATCGGTGTGTTCGGGAGTGGGAGTATACCCCCGGGCAGGCGCGCCCCAAGTTAAGCGCCGGGGCTGGAAATGGGCCTCGCGCTCGCACGTCAGGAGGGCAGGCGACATGAACGGAACGGCACAACAGGGATTCGGCTATCGGGCGCGGCGTACCTTCACGCGGCTCCTCATCTTCACTCTCATCCTGGGCCTGGGCGGCGTGGTCGTCTTTCTCCTCTCCCAGCTCAACGCGCGCACCTTCACCCTGGCCCTCCATGACGGGCAGCTGGTGGTGATGAAGGGCCGCAACGCCCCCATGGGCGCGGTCCCCTACCGGACCGGGGACCCGCGGCTGGCGGACGCCTATGCGCCGGTCGCCATCGAAGGCCAGGACGTCTCGGCCCTCCTGACGCGCAAGTTCACCGACCGGGACGAGCTGGACCAGGCCCTGTTCCCCGTCCTGGAGGGACTGGCCCGCCCGCGCATCGCGTCGGACGAGCCGGCCCGGGTCGACCAGGGCCTCTACTACCTCCGGCGCGCGGAGAAGCTCTCCGGCATCACCGAGGAGCAGCGCCTGACGCTCCAGAAGCACATGGTGGACGTGGCCTACTACCAGGCCCGGCAGAAGCTGGAGGACGCCCGCCGGCTGGTCAGCGAGGCCCTCACCCAGCTCAAGCTGGCCGCGGAGAGCCAGAGCCGCCACGCGCGCAGCGCCAACCAGATGCTGTCCGCCGTGGCCCCGCCGGCCCGCGAGTTGGAGGATTCGCTGCGGCGGGCCGTGCACACCCTCAGCGGGCCCCAGGTGGCCCCCCAGACGCCGCCCCAGGCCGCGCCGCAGCCCGCCCCCACCGCGCCGCCCCCGGCCCCCACGCCGCAGCCAGAGACCACCGGGGAGGCCCTGGACGAGGCCCCCCAGGCCCCCACCGGGACGGATGCGGGCGGTGTGGTTCCAACCCCTCCGTAG
- a CDS encoding ribonucleoside-diphosphate reductase subunit alpha: MNFDTPVKPSANMSVPPVSSGPSTPATTPAPTGAAASGAVASEPTAGDFSATSMRVRKRNGGAETVDLNKIVRAVGRSCVGLPRVDAMRVATKTISGLYDGATTRELDSLSIQTAAALIVEEPEYGRLSARLLATFIQKEVSNQDIHSFSQSVAAGHKHGLIADRLLQFVQANARKLNAAIDPSRNDLFEYFGLRTVYDRYLLKNPQTREVLETPQEFFLRVASALSGDNVNEAIELYRLFSSLEYLPSSPTLFNSGTRHEQLSSCFLLDSPADELDAIYKKYSDIAMLSKFSGGIGVAYHRVRARGSLIKSTNGHSNGIVPWLKTLDASVAAVNQGGKRKGACCVYLETWHADIEDFLELRENTGDDARRTHNLNLANWVPDLFMKRVEADGDWSLFDPKGVPHLTDLYGDAFEQAYAKAEADGLAMRKVKARDLYARMMKCLAQTGNGWMTFKDISNRKSNQTGKDGNVIHLSNLCTEILEVTSQGETAVCNLGSLNLSRMLVNGKFDFERLRANAQLAMRQLDRVIDLNYYPIPTAASSNKRWRPVGLGLMGLQDVFFQLKLAFDSAEARALSKKISEEIYFAALTTSCELAEQYGAHESFQETRAAKGELQFDHWGVVPEDTARWDALRQRIMKHGLRNSLMIAIAPTATIASIVGCYECIEPQVSNLFKRETLSGDFLQVNRYLVRDLQALGLWNENIRNRIKMAEGSVQDITELPENLRAVYRTAWELPMRSLLDMGADRGAFIDQSQSLNLFVETPNIGKLSSMYFYAWQKGLKTTYYLRSRPATRIAKATVGAGGGASMASAAPAPVAKATEAEAVACSLENPEACEACQ; this comes from the coding sequence GTGAACTTCGATACGCCCGTGAAGCCGTCCGCCAACATGTCTGTCCCGCCCGTCTCCTCCGGTCCGTCCACGCCGGCGACGACGCCCGCGCCGACGGGCGCCGCTGCCTCGGGCGCGGTTGCTTCCGAGCCCACGGCGGGCGACTTCAGCGCGACCTCCATGCGGGTGCGCAAGCGCAACGGCGGCGCGGAGACGGTGGACCTCAACAAGATTGTCCGCGCCGTGGGCCGCTCCTGCGTGGGCCTGCCCCGCGTGGACGCGATGCGCGTGGCCACGAAGACCATCTCCGGCCTGTATGACGGCGCGACGACGCGCGAGCTGGACAGCCTCTCCATCCAGACGGCCGCCGCCCTCATCGTCGAGGAGCCCGAGTACGGCCGTCTCTCCGCGCGCCTGCTGGCCACCTTCATCCAGAAGGAGGTCAGCAACCAGGACATCCACTCCTTCAGCCAGTCCGTGGCCGCGGGCCACAAGCACGGGCTGATCGCGGATCGGCTGCTCCAGTTCGTCCAGGCCAACGCGCGCAAGCTCAACGCGGCCATCGACCCATCGCGCAACGACCTCTTCGAGTACTTCGGCCTGCGCACCGTCTACGACAGGTACCTGCTGAAGAACCCGCAGACGCGCGAGGTGCTGGAGACGCCGCAGGAGTTCTTCCTCCGCGTGGCCAGCGCGCTCAGCGGCGACAATGTGAATGAGGCCATCGAGCTGTACCGGCTGTTCAGCTCGCTGGAGTACCTGCCCAGCTCCCCCACCCTGTTCAACTCGGGCACGCGCCACGAGCAGCTTTCGAGCTGCTTCCTGCTGGACTCGCCCGCGGACGAGCTGGACGCCATCTACAAGAAGTATTCGGACATCGCGATGCTGTCGAAGTTCTCCGGCGGCATCGGCGTGGCGTACCACCGGGTGCGCGCGCGCGGCTCGCTCATCAAGTCCACCAACGGGCACTCCAACGGCATCGTCCCCTGGCTGAAGACGCTGGACGCCTCCGTGGCGGCGGTGAACCAGGGCGGCAAGCGCAAGGGCGCGTGCTGCGTGTACCTGGAGACGTGGCACGCGGACATCGAGGACTTCCTCGAGCTGCGTGAGAACACCGGCGACGACGCGCGCCGCACGCACAACCTGAACCTGGCCAACTGGGTGCCGGACCTCTTCATGAAGCGCGTGGAGGCGGACGGCGACTGGAGCCTGTTCGACCCGAAGGGCGTCCCCCACCTCACGGACCTGTACGGCGACGCCTTCGAGCAGGCCTACGCGAAGGCAGAGGCCGACGGACTGGCCATGCGCAAGGTGAAGGCGCGTGACCTCTACGCCCGGATGATGAAGTGCCTGGCGCAGACGGGTAACGGCTGGATGACCTTCAAGGACATCAGCAACCGCAAGAGCAACCAGACGGGCAAGGACGGCAACGTCATCCACCTGTCCAACCTGTGCACCGAAATCCTGGAGGTGACGAGCCAGGGTGAGACGGCGGTGTGCAACCTGGGCTCGTTGAACCTGAGCCGGATGCTGGTGAACGGGAAGTTCGACTTCGAGCGGCTGCGCGCCAACGCCCAGCTCGCGATGCGGCAGCTCGACCGCGTCATCGACCTGAACTACTACCCCATCCCCACGGCGGCTTCGTCCAACAAGCGCTGGCGCCCGGTGGGCCTGGGCCTGATGGGCCTCCAGGACGTCTTCTTCCAGCTCAAGCTGGCCTTCGACTCGGCGGAGGCGCGTGCGCTCTCCAAGAAGATTTCGGAGGAGATCTACTTCGCGGCGCTGACCACGTCCTGCGAGCTGGCCGAGCAGTACGGCGCCCACGAGTCCTTCCAGGAGACGCGGGCGGCCAAGGGCGAGCTCCAGTTCGACCACTGGGGCGTGGTGCCCGAGGACACGGCGCGCTGGGACGCGCTGCGCCAGCGCATCATGAAGCACGGCCTGCGCAACTCGCTGATGATTGCGATTGCCCCCACGGCGACGATTGCCTCCATCGTCGGCTGCTACGAGTGCATCGAGCCGCAGGTGTCCAACCTGTTCAAGCGCGAGACGCTGTCGGGTGACTTCCTCCAGGTGAACCGCTACCTGGTGCGCGACCTCCAGGCGTTGGGGCTGTGGAACGAGAACATCCGCAACCGCATCAAGATGGCGGAAGGCAGCGTGCAGGACATCACCGAGCTGCCGGAGAACCTCCGCGCGGTGTACCGCACGGCGTGGGAGCTGCCGATGCGCTCGCTGCTGGACATGGGCGCGGACCGAGGGGCGTTCATCGACCAGAGCCAGTCGCTCAACCTGTTCGTCGAGACGCCGAACATCGGGAAGCTGTCCTCGATGTACTTCTACGCGTGGCAGAAGGGCCTGAAGACGACGTACTACCTGCGCTCGCGTCCGGCGACGCGGATTGCCAAGGCCACGGTGGGCGCGGGTGGTGGCGCCAGCATGGCGTCCGCGGCCCCTGCCCCGGTGGCGAAGGCGACCGAGGCCGAGGCGGTGGCCTGCTCGCTGGAGAACCCGGAAGCGTGCGAGGCCTGCCAGTAG